A region from the Rosa rugosa chromosome 6, drRosRugo1.1, whole genome shotgun sequence genome encodes:
- the LOC133716958 gene encoding cytochrome P450 704C1-like yields the protein MDFLSTALPPIAISLAVILLAVIFWPEKNKRYPPVAGTVFHQVINFPRLHHYHTELACKYKTYRILDLFKHAIYTVDPANVQYILKTNVANYGKGLYLHSILSDLMGDGIFVVDGDKWLHQRKTSGSHFSTKVLRDFSSEIFKTNGVKLAGIIYEAVTCDESMDIQDLFMKSTLDSIVKILLGIELGTMSGTNNEENIRFSNAFDDANQATLHRISDIFWKIKRFLNIGREAVLRKNIEVVDHFIYKLINRKIEALHNSENDEQYKRDFISRVLETRETDPKYLRDMVLNFIAAGKDTTASALSWFFYMMCKHFDIQEKIAREVREATCLNNTSSIDELAANLNEEALSKMQYLHAALTETLRLYLTVPLDAKVCFSDDIWPDGFNVKKGEMVVYQSYLIGRMEFLWGDDAEEFRPERWLDENGNFKEESPFKFISFNAGPRICLGKEYGYMQMKIVYAVLLGCYKFKMSEEKKMVNYKTMFTLHIDGGRHVNASPRV from the exons ATGGACTTTCTTTCCACTGCTTTACCACCCATAGCAATAAGTTTAGCTGTAATACTCTTGGCCGTTATTTTTTGGCCGGAGAAGAACAAGAGGTACCCTCCTGTTGCCGGAACTGTCTTCCACCAAGTCATCAATTTCCCAAGGCTGCATCATTACCACACTGAGCTTGCATGCAAGTACAAAACTTACAGGATTCTTGACTTGTTCAAACATGCTATCTACACAGTAGATCCTGCAAATGTGCAATACATACTCAAAACAAATGTTGCAAACTATGGCAAG GGATTGTACCTGCATAGCATTCTGTCAGATCTTATGGGAGATGGAATCTTCGTTGTGGATGGGGACAAATGGCTGCATCAAAGGAAGACATCAGGCTCTCACTTCTCAACCAAAGTACTTAGAGACTTCAGTAGTGAAATCTTCAAAACTAATGGAGTAAAACTTGCTGGAATAATTTATGAAGCTGTAACCTGTGACGAATCAATGGATATCCAA GACTTGTTTATGAAATCAACCTTGGATTCAATCGTCAAGATTCTACTTGGCATCGAACTAGGCACCATGTCTGGAACAAATAATGAAGAAAATATCCGGTTTTCCAATGCTTTTGATGATGCAAACCAAGCTACCCTTCATCGTATTTCTGATATCTTCTGGAAGATCAAGCGGTTCTTGAACATTGGTAGGGAAGCAGTGCTAAGAAAAAATATAGAAGTGGTGGATCATTTTATATACAAATTAATCAACAGAAAGATTGAAGCACTCCATAATTCAGAAAATGATGAGCAATAT AAAAGAGACTTTATCTCAAGGGTTTTGGAAACTAGGGAGACCGATCCAAAGTACTTGAGAGACATGGTCCTAAATTTTATTGCAGCCGGCAAAGACACAACTGCTTCTGCTCTTTCATGGTTTTTTTATATGATGTGCAAGCATTTCGATATACAAGAAAAGATTGCACGGGAAGTTAGAGAAGCAACATGTCTGAATAATACTTCAAGTATTGATGAACTTGCAGCCAACCTTAATGAAGAAGCTCTTAGCAAAATGCAATATCTTCATGCAGCTTTGACTGAGACACTCAGGCTCTATCTTACGGTTCCATTG GATGCGAAAGTTTGTTTTTCCGATGATATCTGGCCAGATGGATTTAATGTCAAAAAAGGAGAAATGGTGGTATACCAATCTTATTTAATCGGTCGGATGGAGTTTTTATGGGGTGATGATGCAGAAGAGTTTCGGCCAGAGAGATGGCTTGACGAAAATGGCAATTTTAAGGAAGAAAGCCCTTTCAAATTCATATCCTTTAAT GCTGGTCCAAGAATTTGTCTAGGAAAAGAGTATGGTTATATGCAGATGAAGATCGTTTATGCTGTTCTTTTAGGCTGCTACAAATTCAAGATGAGTGAAGAGAAAAAAATGGTCAATTACAAAACGATGTTCACCCTCCATATCGATGGAGGTCGCCATGTTAATGCCTCTCCGAGAGTTTGA
- the LOC133717338 gene encoding cytochrome P450 704C1-like, with amino-acid sequence MDFLSTALPPITISLAVILLAVIFWPAKNKRYPPIAGTVLHQVINFPRLHHYHAELACKYKTYRILDLFKHAVYTVDPANVQYILKTNVANYGKGFYLHSILSDLMGDGIFAVDGDKWLHQRKTSGSHFSTKVLRDFSSEIFKTNGVKLAGIIYEAVTCDKSMDIQDLFMKSTLDSIVKILLGIELGTMSGTNNEENIRFSNAFDDANQATLHRIYDIFWKIKRFLNIGREAVLRKNIEVVDHFIYKLINRKIETFHKSENDKLYLKKRDFISSVLETSETDPKYLRDMVLNFIAAGKDTTASALSWFFYMMCKHFDIQEKIAQEVREATCLNNTSSVDELAANLTEEALSKMHYLHAALTETLRLYPTVPLDAKVCFSDDIWPDGFSVKKGEMVVYQIYSMGRMKFLWGDDAEEFRPERWLDKNGNFKEESPFKFIVFNAGPRICVGKEYAYMQMKIVSAILLGSYKFKMSDEKKLVNYKTMFTLHIDEGLHVNASPRV; translated from the exons ATGGATTTTCTTTCCACTGCTTTACCACCCATAACAATAAGTTTAGCTGTAATACTCTTGGCCGTTATTTTTTGGCCGGCGAAGAACAAGAGGTACCCTCCTATTGCCGGAACTGTCTTGCACCAAGTCATCAATTTCCCAAGGCTGCATCATTACCACGCTGAGCTTGCATGCAAGTACAAAACTTACAGGATACTAGACTTGTTCAAACATGCTGTCTACACAGTAGATCCTGCAAATGTGCAATACATACTCAAAACAAATGTTGCAAACTATGGCAAG GGATTTTACCTGCATAGCATTCTGTCCGATCTTATGGGAGATGGAATCTTCGCTGTGGATGGGGACAAATGGCTGCATCAAAGGAAGACATCAGGCTCTCACTTCTCAACCAAAGTACTTAGAGACTTCAGTAGTGAAATCTTCAAAACCAATGGGGTAAAACTTGCTGGCATAATTTATGAAGCTGTAACCTGCGACAAATCAATGGATATCCAA GACTTGTTTATGAAATCAACCTTGGATTCAATAGTCAAGATTCTACTCGGCATCGAACTAGGCACCATGTCTGGAACAAATAATGAAGAAAATATTCGGTTTTCCAATGCTTTTGATGATGCAAACCAAGCTACCCTTCATCGTATTTATGATATCTTCTGGAAGATCAAGCGGTTCCTAAACATTGGTAGGGAAGCAGTGCTAAGAAAAAATATAGAAGTGGTGGATCACTTTATATACAAATTAATCAACAGAAAGATTGAAACATTCCATAAATCAGAAAATGATAAGCTATAT TTAAAGAAAAGAGACTTTATCTCAAGCGTTTTGGAAACTAGTGAGACCGATCCAAAGTACTTGAGAGACATGGTCCTAAATTTTATTGCAGCCGGCAAAGACACAACTGCTTCTGCACTTTCATGGTTTTTTTATATGATGTGCAAGCATTTCGATATACAGG aaaagATTGCACAGGAAGTTAGAGAAGCAACATGTCTGAATAATACTTCAAGTGTTGATGAACTTGCAGCCAATCTTACTGAAGAAGCTCTTAGCAAAATGCACTATCTTCATGCAGCTTTGACTGAGACACTCAGACTCTATCCTACGGTTCCATTG GATGCGAAAGTTTGTTTTTCTGATGATATCTGGCCGGATGGATTTAGTGTCAAAAAAGGAGAAATGGTGGTATACCAAATTTATTCAATGGGCCGGATGAAGTTTTTATGGGGTGATGATGCAGAAGAGTTTCGGCCAGAGAGATGGCTTgacaaaaatggaaatttcaagGAAGAAAGCCCTTTCAAATTCATAGTCTTTAAT GCTGGTCCAAGAATTTGTGTAGGGAAAGAGTATGCTTATATGCAGATGAAGATCGTTTCTGCTATTCTTTTAGGTAGCTACAAATTCAAGATGAGTGACGAGAAAAAACTAGTCAATTACAAAACGATGTTCACCCTCCATATCGATGAAGGTCTTCATGTTAATGCCTCTCCAAGAGTTTGA
- the LOC133716956 gene encoding uncharacterized protein LOC133716956, with protein MDRSWVHADRRSHEYKLGVAEFCQFALGNARDPNRICCPCTKCGNVKDFSAQVIKDHLFVNGINTDYVKWTEHGEVVVESGSYTDSESLESEPIESDSVQGNMRADYEVQLDSDVELEGDEDEELSSECNEFKKFVDDANKPLYPGCNRHTKMNVLVRLYNLKAKHGMSDSAYSDWLIAFAEYLPEGNEIPSSVYEAKKSLSALGMDYTKIHACPNDCILYRKQYADDTICPTCGTSRWKICKNKKEREGVPTKVLWYFPPIPRFKRMFQSTETSKALTWHATERNKDGLIRHPADSAAWKLVDEKWADFGNELRNLRLALSSDGFNPFSSLSSKYSCWPVILVTYNLPPWLVMKRKHMMLTLLISGPKQPGNDVDVYLEPLIDDLKLLWEGVNGVYDAIKNETFTLRALLFWTINDFPAYGKLSGSIVKGYNACPICLDKTKPTRR; from the coding sequence ATGGATAGGTCATGGGTGCATGCTGATAGGAGATCTCATGAATATAAGTTAGGGGTGGCAGAGTTTTGTCAGTTTGCTTTGGGAAATGCTAGAGACCCTAACCGTATTTGTTGTCCTTGCACAAAGTGTGGAAATGTGAAAGATTTTTCTGCACAAGTGATAAAGGATCACTTGTTTGTAAATGGGATTAACACAGATTATGTGAAATGGACAGAACATGGGGAGGTTGTAGTGGAGTCGGGATCATATACGGATAGTGAAAGTCTTGAATCAGAGCCAATTGAATCTGACTCTGTACAGGGTAACATGAGGGCAGATTATGAAGTACAATTAGATAGTGATGTGGAGTTGGAAGGTGATGAGGATGAGGAGCTTTCGAGTGAGTGTAATGAATTCAAGAAATTTGTTGACGATGCCAACAAACCCTTGTACCCTGGTTGCAATAGGCACACCAAGATGAATGTGCTTGTGAGGCTTTACAACTTGAAAGCCAAGCATGGGATGAGTGATTCGGCTTACTCGGACTGGTTGATTGCCTTTGCTGAGTATCTGCCGGAAGGAAACGAGATACCTTCCTCTGTGTACGAAGCAAAGAAGAGTTTGAGTGCATTAGGAATGGATTACACCAAAATACATGCCTGCCCTAATGACTGTATTCTGTACAGAAAACAATATGCCGATGACACTATTTGTCCTACATGTGGTACATCTAGGTGGAAAATAtgcaaaaacaagaaagaaagagagggagtCCCCACAAAAGTGTTATGGTATTTCCCTCCTATTCCTAGGTTCAAAAGAATGTTTCAATCAACTGAAACATCAAAGGCCTTAACTTGGCATGCCACCGAGAGAAACAAGGATGGCTTAATTCGCCATCCTGCAGATTCTGCGGCTTGGAAGTTGGTAGATGAAAAATGGGCAGATTTTGGTAATGAGCTACGAAACCTACGACTTGCATTGTCATCGGATGGGTTCAATCCCTTTAGCTCCTTAAGCAGCAAGTATAGTTGTTGGCCCGTTATTTTGGTAACCTATAATCTACCTCCATGGTTGGTAATGAAGAGGAAACACATGATGCTTACCTTATTGATATCGGGCCCTAAACAACCAGGAAACGACGTCGATGTTTACCTTGAACCATTAATAGATGACTTAAAGCTGCTATGGGAAGGGGTGAATGGAGTTTACGATGCCATCAAAAATGAAACTTTTACTCTTAGGGCTCTACTATTCTGGACAATCAATGATTTTCCAGCGTATGGTAAACTTTCAGGGAGTATAGTCAAAGGCTACAATGCATGTCCGATTTGCCTTGATAAAACAAAACCTACAAGGCGGTGA
- the LOC133716957 gene encoding cytochrome P450 704C1-like, with protein sequence MDFLSAALPPIAISFVVLLLAVLFWPEKNKRYPPVAGTVLHQVIHFPRLHHYHTELACKYKTYRILDLFKYAVYTIDPANVEYMLKTNVANYGKGLYLHSILSDVLGDGIFAVDGDKWRHQRKVSSSQFSTKVLRDFSSEIFKTNGVKLAGIIHQAATSNKSMDIQDLFMKSTLDSIVKILLDIDLGTMCGTNNEENIRFSNAFDDANEATLHRISDIFWKIKRFLNIGREAVLRKNMEVVDHFIYKLINIKIETLHNSGNDELCIKKRDFISRLLETRETDPKYLRDMVLSFIVAGKDTTASALSWFFYMMCKHLDIQEKIAKEVREVIGLNSTSSSDEVAANLTEEALRKMQYLQAALTETLRLYPTVPLDARVCFSDDTWPDGLSVKKGELIVYQPYSMGRMEFIWGDDAEEFRPERWLDKNGNFQEESPFKFISFNAGPRICLGKEYSYIQLKIFSAMLISNYIFKVTDEKKVVNYKTMVTLHIDGGLHVDAFPRV encoded by the exons ATGGATTTTCTTTCCGCTGCTTTACCTCCCATAGCAATAAGTTTCGTAGTACTTCTCTTAGCCGTACTTTTTTGGCCGGAGAAGAACAAGAGATACCCCCCAGTTGCCGGAACTGTCTTGCACCAAGTGATTCATTTCCCTAGGCTGCACCATTACCACACTGAGCTTGCATGCAAGTACAAAACTTACAGGATACTTGACTTGTTCAAATACGCGGTCTACACAATAGATCCTGCAAATGTTGAATACATGCTCAAAACAAATGTTGCGAACTATGGCAAG GGATTGTACCTGCATAGCATTCTGTCAGATGTTTTGGGAGATGGGATCTTCGCTGTGGATGGGGACAAATGGCGGCATCAGAGGAAGGTATCAAGCTCTCAGTTCTCAACCAAAGTACTTAGGGACTTCAGCAGTGAAATCTTCAAAACAAATGGAGTGAAACTTGCTGGCATAATTCATCAAGCTGCAACCTCCAACAAATCAATGGATATCCAA GATTTGTTTATGAAATCAACCTTGGATTCAATCGTCAAAATTCTACTTGATATCGATCTAGGCACCATGTGTGGAACAAATAATGAAGAAAATATCCGGTTTTCCAATGCTTTTGATGATGCAAATGAAGCTACCCTTCATCGTATTTCTGATATCTTCTGGAAGATCAAACGGTTCTTGAACATTGGCAGGGAAGCAGTGCTAAGAAAAAATATGGAGGTGGTGGATCACTTTATATACAAATTAATCAACATAAAGATTGAAACACTCCATAATTCAGGAAATGATGAGCTCTGT ATAAAAAAGAGAGACTTCATCTCAAGGCTTTTGGAAACTAGAGAGACTGATCCAAAATACTTGAGAGATATGGTCCTCAGTTTTATTGTTGCTGGCAAAGACACAACTGCTTCTGCTCTTTCATGGTTTTTTTATATGATGTGCAAGCATCTCGATATACAAGAAAAGATTGCAAAAGAAGTTAGAGAAGTAATAGGTCTGAATAGTACTTCAAGCTCTGATGAAGTTGCAGCCAACCTTACTGAAGAAGCCCTTAGAAAAATGCAATATCTGCAAGCAGCTTTGACCGAGACACTCAGACTCTATCCTACGGTTCCATTG GATGCGAGAGTTTGTTTTTCTGATGATACTTGGCCAGACGGACTTAGTGTAAAAAAAGGGGAACTGATAGTATACCAACCTTATTCAATGGGTCGGATGGAGTTTATATGGGGTGATGATGCAGAAGAGTTTCGGCCAGAGAGATGGCTCGACAAAAATGGCAATTTCCAGGAAGAAAGCCCTTTCAAATTCATATCCTTCAAT GCCGGTCCAAGAATTTGTCTAGGAAAAGAGTATAGTTACATTCAGTTGAAGATCTTTTCTGCTATGCTTATAAGTAACTACATATTCAAGGTTACTGATGAGAAGAAAGTTGTCAATTACAAGACGATGGTCACCCTCCATATTGATGGAGGTCTTCATGTTGATGCCTTTCCAAGAGTTTGA